One Drosophila santomea strain STO CAGO 1482 chromosome X, Prin_Dsan_1.1, whole genome shotgun sequence DNA segment encodes these proteins:
- the LOC120456628 gene encoding delta-sarcoglycan, protein MLAAGGSETTDFGPHSRQQSAGTSTSTSKRTHRASSHRPGPGPVPCPGPGPGPMTTGGNSAASGNGNSSSGALSALPTTKGGVMSATTVTATTGKATVSHGHGHGHGHGHGHTRGGRSAAAGRSNVDGFVGGIETYLGLIGWRKKCLYTLLLLLMLLIITNLVLTLWILKVMEFSTEGMGQLKIVPGGIQLSGQAIIMDMLRASTIRSRHGQPISIESSRNFSINTRDPNGMIENHLFLGHDKFECLSSGFRINDTNGRSLFSVNRDEVTIGAHALRIDGEGGAVFRESVQTPHVRAEPGRELRLESPTRQLEMTAAKDINLQSRAGGIEVVALEDVKFRALDGSLRLESSKILMPNLRTAQPPILGTAQSRDHMHRVFQLCACSNGKLFLAAPHSICAGDDSTVCR, encoded by the exons ATGTTGGCCGCTGGCGGCAGTGAGACCACTGACTTTGGGCCACACTCGCGGCAGCAATCGGCGGgcacgtccacgtccacgtccaagCGAACCCACAGAGCCAGCAGCCACCGTCCTGGTCCAGGTCCTGTTCCTtgtcctggtcctggtcctggccCAATGACCACTGGTGGCAACAGCGCAGCCAGCGGTAACGgaaacagcagcagtggcGCTCTAAGCGCCCTTCCCACGACGAAGGGAGGCGTTATGTCCGCCACCACGGTGACAGCGACGACGGGGAAGGCGACGGTCAGTCATGGGCATGGtcatgggcatgggcatggtCACGGCCACACGAGAGGCGGCCGGAGTGCGGCAGCTGGACGCTCCAACGTGGACGGATTCGTTGGAGGCATCGAGACGTATTTGGGCCTCATCGGTTGGCGGAAAAAGTGCCTGTacacgctgctgctgcttctgatGCTGCTGATCATCACGAACCTGGTGCTCACCCTCTGGATACTCAAGGTGATGGAGTTCTCAACG GAGGGCATGGGGCAGCTGAAAATCGTACCCGGTGGCATACAGCTGTCCGGACAAGCGATAATTATGGACATGCTGCGCGCCTCCACAATCCGTTCGCGGCACGGCCAACCCATCTCCATag AGTCATCACGTAACTTTTCAATCAATACACGTGATCCGAATGGCATGATTGAGAATCATTTATTCCTGGGACACGACAAGTTCGAGTGCCTGTCGTCGGGATTCCGCATAAACGACACCAACGGACGCAGCCTGTTCTCCGTGAACCGCGATGAAGTCACCATCGGAGCACATGCCCTGCGGATCGACGGCGAAGGTGGCGCCGTCTTCCGGGAGTCCGTGCAGACGCCCCACGTGCGCGCCGAGCCCGGCCGGGAGCTGAG ACTCGAATCGCCCACACGCCAATTGGAGATGACGGCGGCCAAGGACATCAATTTGCAGTCGCGCGCAGGAGGCATAGAAGTCGTGGCCCTGGAAGACGTCAAGTTCCGAGCCCTCGATGGGAGC CTGCGCCTGGAGTCCTCCAAGATACTCATGCCCAACCTGCGGACGGCACAGCCGCCCATTCTGGGCACTGCCCAAAGCAGGGATCACATGCATCGCGTCTTCCAGCTCTGCGCCTGCTCCAATGGAAAGCTCTTCCTGGCGGCACCCCACTCCATATGTGCCGGCGATGATTCCACTGTCTGCAGATGA